Part of the Rhizobium tropici CIAT 899 genome, GTCATGCGCCGATGACAATGGGAGCTGTGCCGTCAGAATCCGATCGATCTGCAAATAGTCGCCGTAGGACATGCGCTGCCGGAAATCCATCTCGGCGCCATCTTTCGAAGGATCATAGGTCATTCTGGCTTTCCTCCTCCCGGACATGAAATTCGGGAGGACCTCCCGATATGAAGCGAAGCGTCGTCGCCGGTGCCATTGTACAATTTTGTTCGTGAATCGGCAGGCGCGACGTTGCTTCTAGCATATGCGCGGCAAACACCGTGCAGCTTTTGCTCGGTGTTTGAGGTTACCCTTGCTCGCAGTCCGAACTCGGGCTCGTGCCCGCCCGGCAATCAACCATCAGACTCTGCAAATCCATGCGACAATGGCGCCTGCTGTCGCAGACGCCATCATGCCTTCGAACTGCAGTGCCTTTCAGAGCCGGTTCAGGCGATATCGCCGGTACTCGGCTTTAGGTTGCGCGAGGGTTTGGTCGTGAGACTACACTCCCGTCGAGCTGCGATCACCAGCGATAGTAGCGGTGATGGCGGTGGTGGTGACGATGCTTGTACCAACCGTGATGATGGCCGCGCCAGTAATGGCTCCGATAGCTGCGGTGCGATTTCCAGTGGTGATGCCGGTGATGTCGCGGCCCGTGCCAGTGGCGCCGATGATGATAACGGACCGTTTGAACAGATGATTGGACCTCTGGCTTCGTCATGTTCATCATCGGTGCAGCCGACGCAGCCCCCGCACCGATCAACAGGCCGACAGCCAGAAATGCAGCAAGCAGATTGTTAAAGATTTTCATAGCGAACCTCCATCAGTGCCATCATCCTGAAGCCAGGCGGCTGAACGGAGCATGAATGCCTGCAGCTCCCGCGTTCATCAGAAGGAACAGGTAATGCGACTGGATTATGGAGAGAGTTCTTCGAGCGTCCGGCCTTTGGTTTCCACGGCGAATACGGCGGTGACAAGTGCGCCGAGCAGCAAAATTGCAGCAAATACCATAAATATGTACTGGATGCCCATCGACGAGAGCAGGAAGCCGATCACGATCGGGCCTGCCGAGGATCCCAGGCGAAGCCACGCACTTCCAGCACCCGTCCCGATTGCCCGCAGGCGCGTAGGATAGATCTCTGCGGAGTAAAGATACAGCGAGAAGGTGACCGTCTGAACGATGGCATAGGCAAGACCTGCCAGCACCAATACCTGTGTGGCGGATGTCGCTCCGAGCCATGCGAGGATGGCAAGCGGGATGGGAGCGATGAGCAATGCTCCCGTATACCAGCGCTTGCGGCCCACCTTATCGATGAGCAGCGCGCAGATAACCGCTGCAACAACGCCACCCACCGATGTCGCGAACCCATAGAATATGCTGGTTTCAAGCGGCAGGTTGAAGGTCTGACGATAAAGGGTGGGCAACCAGGTAATCGTGCCGTTGGCGACCAGATAGGCACTGAACCACATGGCCCAGATGGATAGCGTGCGCTTGAGATAGATGCCTTGGAAAAGTTCCCGCCAGTCGGATGACTTGCGCACAGGCACTGCGGCATGTTTCGGCTCAGGAAGCGTCTCGCCTGCGGCTCGGGCGCTGTCTTCGAGCTTGGTGACGATGCGATCGGCTTCCTCGTAACGCCCGTTGGCAACGAGCCAGCGGGGTGACTCGGTGAGGAACCAGCGCAGCGGGATCATCAATACAGCCGGGATCAGGCCGATGGCAAACATGACCTTCCAACCATAGAGCGGCACCATGAAGTAGCCGATCAGGCCCGCACCGACGAGGCCGAGCAGGAACATCACTTCGTAGAGAAGAAAGAAGCGCCCGCGGCCTTTCGAGCCGATCAGCTCATTGATGTAGGCGCTGGCGACCGGAACTTCGCCGCCGGTGCCAACACCCTGAACGAAGCGAAACGCCATCATCATTGCTGCGCCGGCTGCAAAGAGGCAGGCGATGTCCATGCTGACGAAAAGTAGGATGGTAAAGAGAAGAACCTTCAATCGACCGATCTTTTCGGCTAGCCAACCGAACAGGACGGCGCCGACCAGTTGCCCCAGATATCCCATCGATAGGATCATGCCCGTCTGGCCGGGTGTCAGCCCCCATTCGTGCACGAGTATCGGCATGGCGTAGGCGATGGCGATAACTGTATAGCCATCGAAGAATGTCGCGGCGCCGACGATATTACGAGCCCAGAATACTTCTCGGGTGATGGGCAACCGCTCCAGCCGCGCACTTATGTCGGCTTGCGGATCGATGACATGCGCAACCGACGCCGTCATTCGCTGTTCGATATTCATTCTATCCTCCCTCTGCCCGGTCTCCGGCTCCCCGACTTGGCATTGACCTACGCATTGAACATCTTGCCTCGGCTGCGCTCATCCTGCAGGCGGCGATCCGAAGCTGCGGCCTTTTAAGGGCGAAGCGACTTTCCGGCACATCACAATCGCCTTTAGAAAGCGTCGCTCCCCGACGCATCTGCAGCCTCCCCCATCGAATACGCCTCCGCCGATTGGCGGCGGAGGCGTGTTTTCTATTCGGCCGCCAAAAGCTGCCCGACACGGCCGATGCCCGCCGCGTCGAAAGCGGCGAAGATTTCGGCCTCGGCCTTTTCACCTAGGCTCTTCAATGGCTCGCGGATCGTGGCATGGTCGAGAACGCCGCGATGGACGAGGCCAAGCTTGAGGGCGACGGTGCCTTCCATGTGCGAACCACGGTGATAAACGGCGCGGGTGACCGGCAGCAGGCGCTCGAAGATCTTGCGGGCTTCCGGATAATCCTGTGCCTTGCCGGCCTTGATGAGATCGATGAGCAGCTCCGGTGCAATATTGCCGTAACCGACGAGCAGACCGTCGACATCGAACATAGTCGGCAACAGCCATTCGTCGTGGCAGCTCAGGATCTGCAAGTTCGGATTCGCCTTCTTCAGTTCCGGAATTTCCACATACCAGCGCTTCATGTTGCGAACGCCGTTCTTGGTCGCAACAACCCCCTCCTGTGTTGCGATCGCAAGCTGCGTGTCCAGATCGTAGGAAGCCTTGGTGACATCCGGATATTGGAACAGGATGCACTGCAGACCGGATTCCTGCCAGATCGCATTGTAGCGGTCCTGCGGCGCGCCCTTCTGGAAGCCAAAGCGCAGCCAGCCGTGGTTTGGATAGACAAGGGCCCCGGTAGCGCCCGCGGCCTTGCATTTCTTGGCCTCTTCGGCGGCAACCTTCGTGCCCTCGCCCGTAATGCCGGCGATGATCGGAATTTCGCCGTTCACGGCTTCGACATAGGTGCGGATCAGCTTGAGGCGTTCCTCTTCGGTCAGGAATGTGCCTTCACCGGCGTGGCCGAGGATGACGAGGCTCTTTACGCCGTCCATGGATGCAAGCCACTTCGCAATCCGAGCGTTCGCCGCATAGTCGACTTCACCGTCGCGGGTGAATGCGGTCACCGGTGCGGGGCTCAAGCCCCTGAGGTCCATTGGGTGCATGGGTAGTCTCCTCCTTGTCGTCGCTGTCCGGTTCACAATCAGCAACGGGATCGTTAATGGGAACGTTCCCACTATCGTTTCCGATTTCGCTGGAGTCAACAGGATTTTTCAGGCATCATCAGATCCATACGCAGATCAGACTCGCCGGCACGGAAATTCCGAATGAATTCAATAGTGGAAGACAACGCTCGCCAGTCGCGCATAACGATTCTCGACGTCGCGGCGGCGGCCGGCGTTTCGAAGTCGACAGTGTCGCGAATTTTGGATGAGCGCCTGCCGCGCTCGGACAGCGAAACAGCCAGGCGCGTCAGAAAGATCGCCGAGGAACTCGGTTACGTCAGAGATGTTTCTGCAGCCAGTCTTCGCCGCGGCAACACCATGACGGTCGGTATCATCGTACCGAGGCTCACGGACACCGTTATGGCGATGCTCTACGAATCCCTTGCAAAAGCCTGCAGCAGGACCGGGCGGTTCGCCATCGTCGCGACTACGGACGACAAAGCGAAGGCAGATCGCCTCGCTGCGGAGTCACTTCTGAAGCGCGGCGTCGATGGGCTCATTTTATCGACGGCGCGCGACGACGATGACTTTCCCGACATATTGGCCGCAAGGGGGGTGCCGACGGTTTTGGCACTTAGAACCGATGGCCATAGTCTTTCGTCGATCGGCGACGACCGGCTTGGGGGATATCTCGCCACGCGGCACCTGCTCGATCTTGGTCATCGGAGGATCGCAGTCATTGCGGGTCCATCTTATGCCTCCAGCGCGCGAACCCGTGTGGAAGGCTATCGCCAGGCCATGACTGAAATGGGACTGGCGATCGATCCATCCCTGATCGTCTCGTCGACCTTCGGAATTGAATCCGGAGCGGAAGCCGCCGAGAAAATCATGCACTTGCCGCAGGCGCCGACGGCAATATTTGCGGTAAACGACAACACAGCCATCGGCGCATTATCGGGCCTGATGCGTATGGGTCTGTCGGTGCCAGGCGACGTCTCGCTGGTCGGCTACAACGATATTCCGATCGTCAGCCATCTTTCCACGCCGCTGACCACCTTGCGGGTGCCCTTCGAGCAGATTGCTGCAAATGCGCTTGATTTGTTGGGAGGCGAGGCTATACCGCCGGATGATCGCATTCGGGTGTCGGCCCCGACACTCATCCCCAGGAAGTCGACGCGATCCATCGTACTCTAGCAGCTGATAGGGTTAGAACCAACGCCCATGAAGCAGCACGGATGAACTCACAACGGCTGTCGGACATACCCCGCCCGCCTCTTCGCAAGAACGCGCACCCGTCCAGCGCGGGCGGCCATCATCAGTTCCGTGCACTTTCATGATCCAGCAATGCAACAAGCGTTCGTGCGATCGAAACACCGCATAAGATGCACAAATAAACTCATCTACCAAAAATAGAAAAGAACGAAGCAAAAGCGAAAAATGTACGCAATACCGCAGTGCATGGATGTCTGAAGGGTCCGGAATCTTTCGCTAATTGCATAGTGTAAGCATAGGGTTGACCAACCGAAGTCCCGCCCAAGATTACGTTTACGGCCCCTGATCGGCTCTCCGCGATCCAGGCCGGCCTTGCCTGATGAATGACAAATTTTGCACCCCTCGAAGCGGCCATAGTTCAGTATTTCGAGAAACATGGCCGATTGTTTCAAACACGTGATCGACCACTGCCTTATCAGCCTAGAACTGCCCAAGTTTGGCCGGAATCGATCCGGAAGCCTCGATAGGTCGCTTGGCAAGTTGATGGTGCGACGGGGCCGGAAAGAAGAACAGCAGCGGAATAGCGGGGTGCTGGCGCCGTAATGAGAGGGTTCGAAAAAGGCTGAAAAGCCGGGGGTGTCTATGTCGAATATGCGCGATCGCCAACTGGATGGCCTAAGAACCATTGCCGTTGCCATGGTGCTCTACGCACATTTTTTTGCGGCCGACGGTTCCATCTGGGGTCATCTGGGCGTTCGTCTCTTCTTCGTACTCAGCGGCTTCCTGATTACGCGCCTGTTGTTGGAGGCACGGGCAGATGCCCGCTACCAGCCGGCCACCGCCTTGAAGGCATTCTATATCCGCCGGGCGCTGCGCATATTTCCACCCTATTTCGCAGTTCTGGCGCTGGTGTGGCTCGTCAATCTCGAAGGTGTTCGCGGCACTGGCAGTCTGAAATGGCATGCGCTCTACCTGGCAAACTACTGGTATGCCCTGCGCGGCGAATGGACGCCTTGGGTTCTGTGCCATACCTGGAGCCTCAGCATCGAGGAACAGTTCTATATCGTCTGGCCGCTGGCAATCCTACTGACGCCGCGGCGAATGATCGGGGGCATCTGTCTAGCCGTCATTGCCTGCTCGCTCGCCTATCGCCTCTGCTGGCCACTAACGGGGACGCCCTCGCTGGTGCGCGACCTGCTCCCCTCGGGCTCTATGGATGCGCTCGCATGCGGCGCCCTGCTCGCTACCTATCGCGAAAGAACACAGGCCTGGCCGCAATGGATGCGGCTGAGCTGGATGCCGTTGGTGGCTGCCGCCAGCGTGGCACTATGGCTGAGACCCGATCCTATAACGCCTGCTCTAGACTGGTTCATCTGGATCGGCTCGGAGGTCTTTCCGCTCGTGCCGCTTGTCATGTTGGTCGGGGCCGCTTCCTTGGGCTTTCGATCGGCTTTTGGCCAGCTGCTCGAATCCGCGCCGATGGCAGCAACCGGACGGATCAGCTACGGCATCTACCTCTTCCATCCGATCATCCTTTCTCTGATCGTCAGGGCCCAAGCCTGGATTCCCGTCAACGTCTCACAACAGGGTTTCGGCCGCCTGATCATCGGAAGTGCCGCGACACTGGCGGTGGCTGCCATCTCATGGCGCCTTTTTGAAAAGCCGTTGAACGGCTTCAAGCGCCACTTTCCCTATGTCGCCCGCGACAATTTGCCGGTGGCTGCAGCTGGCGAGCCATGGGAACCGCGGCGTGGTGCGAAAATATACGAAACAACACTCTCTCGCCGCGATACTCATGATCCCGGCGAAGCCGTTCAAGCCTCTGATCTGCAATAGCGCGGGAGCTGAAGAATGACCGTCCCACTGGTTTCCGTCCTGCTGCCCGTCTATAACGGCGAACCTTATCTCGCCGCAGCGATCGAGAGCATCCTGCGACAGGATCACAAACACCTCGATGTCATTGCCATCGACGATGGCTCCACCGACCGGTCGCTGAATATCCTGCAACGGTATCGGGCAGCGGACGATCGCCTGCGTATCGTCTCGCGTGAAAACCGCGGCCTCATTGCGACGCTCAACGAGGGCATGACCATGGCGAAAGGCGATTTCATCGCCCGGATGGATGCCGACGACATCGCCTATCCCATACGCTTTTCACGCCAGATCACCCTGTTTCGTGAGCGGCCAGAGCTTGCGATCAGCGGCACCGGCATCGACCGGCTCATCGGCAATCGCGTTGTACGCGGCGCGCCCAATCCGATCCATCAGTCGGCCGACTGGCATGTTCTATCGATGTTTTACACCGTCTTCATGCATTCGACCGTGATGTATAACCGCAGGGTCATTCCGGCTGACATGCTGACCTACGATACAAGCTATGTGCATGCCGAGGATTTCGATCTGTTCCGGCGGATCACCCGAGAATTCCCCGCTGCGATGATCGACGAAAGCCTCGTTGCCTATCGCGTTCACGACGAGAGCGTCACCAACAAACATAAGCGACCGATGCGCTTCACGCATCTGAAGATCGCGGCAGAAAATCTCCAACGGGTATCGTTGATCGATGATCCCTATGCCCTGCACGATATCGGTATGGCGGTGACGAAGGACACGGTTGCCCGTGCCGCCGACTGTCTCCTCTCCATCGAAGAAAGGATCGCCGCACGCGGCCTGCGGGCCTCCGCAAGCTATGAGGAAGGGCTGATGTGCTTCTTCTATTTCCTCTATCAGCTGATCGCGGACGAGAAGCAGCCCGCATTGACGCATCAGTTCCTGACAAAGACAGGCAAATGGCACACGATACGGCGTCGCGAACGGTATGGGCTTCGCGTCGCCACCTATGCGCCCTGGTGCAGCCGCCTTTGGAGCGATGCGAGCCTGCGCCTCGACGCCCTGGCAAGATATCGGCAATCGGTGCCGGCAGGAAGCGTGCTGCCGCAGCAAGGACTTGCCTGATATGGCTGGCGCGGATTCCGACATCCCGCAAGCGCAGGCGCAGCTTGCCACAAGGCCTCCTCGCCTGTCCATCGGCCGAGTGCCGACGGCGAGCTTCATCGTCTGCACCCGCAACCGCGCCGAGGCGCTTGAGGCCTGCATCCGATCGATCGAGGCAGCCAGTCGCGCGCACGCCTCGATGGCAAGCGAGGTGGTGGTGGTCGACAACGGCTCGACCGACGATACCGCCGAGCGGCTCGCCCGCATCGCCTCCTCCTCCAGCATTGCGATCATACCGGTGGTGGAACGCCGCTGCGGCTTGGCCGCCGCCCGCAATGCAGGGATGGAGCGGTCTCGCGGGCGCATCCTGATCTTCATCGATGACGATTGCGAAGTGGACTTGCACTACCTGCGGGATCTGGAGCGGCACTACGCAGGCGGAGAACGCTTGGTCATCCGGGGCGGTCGTGTCGAACTCGGCAATGCGCTCGATCTGCCGTTTACGATCAAGCGATCGCCGGAGCCGGCCCGCTTTACGCCGGATGTCCACCCGGGCGGCTTCATACTTGGCTGCAACATGACGATGCACCGCGAAGTCGCCCGGCGCGTCGGCCGCTTCGACGAGCGCTTCGGCGCCGGCAGCGTTCTGCAATCGGCCGAAGATACCGACTATCTCGTCCGCGCCTTTCAGCTTGGTATTCCGATCGAATATGTTCCCGACATGAACGTGCTGCATTATCACGGCCGCAGCCAACGCGAGGCGATCGAACGGCTTCATCGCAGCTACAGTCTTGGAAATGGCGCGCTCTGTCTGAAGCACCTGTCCGGCGCGCCGTGGCTGCTGCGTCATTTCTGCTGGACTTTCCGCTCGGCCTGGAAGGAATTGTGGGGCGGGCCGCGCTTCGATCCAGAAGTCTCCTTGTCTCATTGGCCAATCATATTCATGAATGTGCTGGGCGCACTCGAATTCGCGCGATGTGCCATAACGAGCCGCCCTCGGCCGGAACTGAACCGGATCAAGCAGACGACCCGCTCATTGAGGAGAGATCCGCCATGCTGAAACTCCTCCTGCCAGGTTTGCAGCTCCTACGGCAGGCGCTTGGCCGACAGATCCGGCTCATGCCTGTCGTCGTCATTCTCGGCCTGATCAGCGCCGTACTCGAAGGCACCGGCATCGGCCTCATCATTCCGATGCTCAGCATCATCGGAGGCGAAAAGGCTTCGACTGGGCTGAGCGGGTTTTCCGCTCTCTTCCAGCAAGTCGGATCCGGTCTGGACGACCGACAGCGGATGATGGTGATTGCCGCCTGCATTCTGGCGCTGATCACGCTCAAGAACATCCTCGCCTTCGCCAATACGGCACTGACCAACTTCATACACGGCAAGGCCGGCCACGCGATCCGCAGCGCGCTTGCCGATCGGCTCCTGAAGATCGGATATCCTTTCTTCCTGCAGCAAAGCCCAGGCCGGCTGCTCAACATCATCTCCAACGAATCCTGGCGGGCATCGGATGCCATACAGACGGTGCTTGGGGCGATGGTCAATGCATCGGCGACTGTCATTCTTCTTGACTTTCTGCTGCTGCTGTCCTGGCAGATGACGCTTTGCGTCGCGCTCGGCCTCATCCTCGTCCAGGCCGCGCATGCCGGCCTCTCCGCCGGCCTGAAGATGCCGAGCCGCACGGTCACTTCCTCTAACAATGAACTTGCCGGCAGAATGCTGCATCTCGTTCATGCCGGACGGCTGATCCGGATTTTCGGCCAGGAGAAGCGCGAAAAGGCCGTGTTCGACGGCGCATCGAATGCGGTGAGAAAGGCGGGCTTTATTCTGCAGACTCGCCAAGGCGCGCTGCCGCCGCTGACGGAGGTGCTGCATTCCGCACTTTTCCTCGCGGTCGTCGTCAGCGCCTGGTCGTTTGACGTCAGTTTTCCCATCATCGTCGCCTTCGTCGTCTTGCTCTACAGGCTGCAGCCGCATGTGCGCGCTCTGCAGCAGGCATGGAGCCAGGTGCAAGGCTGGAGCGGTTCGCTGGAGGAAGTCCGCTGGCTGCTGGATGCCTCCGGCAAGCCACCCCCGCCGGCGGGAGATCTGCCAGCTCCCCGACTGAACCGCGAGATAAAATTCGACAAGGTGAGCTTTCGATATCCTGGCTCCGCCGCACGTCCGGTGGTGCTGCGATCCACCAGTTTCGAAATTGGCCATGGTCGCTCCACTGCCCTGATCGGCCGATCGGGAGCGGGAAAGACGACGATCGTGAACCTCCTTTGCCGTTTTGTCGAACCTGACGAAGGCGAGATCCTGATCGATGGATTGCCGCTCAGCCGCATCGATCCCACGCAATGGCGAAACCGGCTCGCGCTTGCCAGCCAGGACCTGGAACTGGTCGACGGCACCATTTTCGAAAACATCGCCTATGGGCAGCATACCTCGCACGCTGAGGCGGAAGAGGCCGCCAGACTTGCCGAAGCGCATGAATTCATCGAAAAACTGCCTGACGGATACGCAACACTCGTCGGCTACAGGGGCGCGAGCCTTTCGGCCGGACAGCGCCAGCGAATAGCTCTCGCAAGGGCGCTCGTTCGCGATCCCGATATTCTCATTCTGGACGAAGCGACCAACGCCATGGATGGATTGTCGGAAGCTGCCATTGTCGAGACGCTGAAATTGCGAGCCGGTCGTCGCACGACGATCGTGATCAGCCATCATCGCAGCACGATCTCCTTCTGCGACGACGTTGTCATCCTCAGCGGCGGCCGCGTCCGCAACCAGACGGCATTTGCCGAGGTCGCGTCCCTCAGCATGGATCAGCTTTATGAGGACGAAGTGCTCGGCAAACAGTGACGCCAGGTGAGGCAACGGCCATTGGCGCGGCTTGGCTGACGGCGATGCCGGGGGTGCTTGCGACCGTACTTGGTGGTCCGTCACCTGCTCGCGGCTACATGCCGTCACTACCCATCCGTATCCTCCGAGCGGAGGGCATCCCAGAAAACGTGGCGAACCATAATTAGATTTTATTAAAATAATTCAAAAGCTTAATCGGCAATTCAGATCAGAAAGCCTTCTCACACCTCGCCCGAGATACCACCGAAATTGACTCTATCCACCTCGCAAGCTCGCCTGCACTCTTCCGATATTGCTCAAATTTCATACTCAGTTGCGCTTCAGTGCAACGCGCACCTTCTGGTCGCGGAAGATAGAAGAGGTAAGCTAGCATGATTTCGTTCTCCATTATGAAACCGGCACAAATCCAAGCAATGGCACGACTGTTACGGGCACGGCCATTGAGGGGCTGCACGTGATTGAGCGGGAAGGAAATTGAGGTAGCAGCGCGCCCATGACCGTGAGTGAACCGACCTCCAGGAACCACCGCTGCCCGATCGAAATCGTAGCCCGTGCTGTTTGGCTCTACTTCCGCTTCAATCTGAGCCTGCGCGATGTTGAGGAAATGCTGTTCGATCGCGGGATCGCCGTTTCCTACGAGACGATCCCCCGATGGTGCCGAAAGCTCGGCCCTGATTATGCGCGCCGCATACGCCACAAGGCGCCCACGAAAGGCGATGTCTGGCACCTCGCTGAGGTCGTGGCACGCATCAACGGTCAGAAAAGCTGGTTGTGGAGAGCGGTTGATCAGGACCGATATGTCAAGCGGCCACCTTTCAAACAACGTGACAACGCCGCTACCGGTATTTGAAGTTCTTCCCCTGCGAATTTGAATGATCAGCCGGAGCCGACCAATCGCGATGACGCGATTGGCAAATTTGGTTTCCGCGGAGCTGTCGTGGTCAAAAGAGCGACTTAAGCTGCCTTGATCGTCGGTGCCAGCCGCTGATAGGAAATAAGATCTTCGATCGTAATGAGATGAAGGCCATGTCGCTCGGCGAAAGCTTCCAGCTCGGGAAGACGGGCCATGGTGCCATCGTCATTGGCAACCTCGCAGATCACGCCGGACGCGGTCAGTCCTGCAAGTCGTGCGAGATCGACGGCTGCTTCCGTGTGACCCGGCCGGCCGAGCACACCTTCAGGATGGGCGCGCAGCGGGAAGATGTGGCCGGGACGAGCAAAATCGTCAGGCTTTGTTCCCGGCGTGACGAGAGCGCGGACGGTGGCTGCACGGTCGGCGGCAGAAATGCCCGTTGTGGTTTCCGGAATATAGTCAACCGAGACAGTGAAGGCGGTCTTCAGCATTTCGGTATTGCGGGGAACCATAAGCGGGATATCGAGCTCATCGAGGCGCTCTCCCTTCATCGCGACACAGATCAATCCACGCGCATGGTTCATCATGAATGCGATGGCCTTGGCGCTGATCGCGTCGGAAGCGATGACCAGATCGCCTTCATTCTCACGGTCGCGGTCGTCGACAACAACGACAATATCTCCGCGCGCTATCGCTTCAATTGCATCTTCAATTTTGGCAATTGCCATGTCTTCTGCCTTTCAAGGGTTCGCCGCTTCGGCGGCATCCATGGCCGATTTCTCAGCCACCGTTTTCCCTTGGGCGAACAAGGATGCGAACACGCCACGAAGCATGGCGTTGCAACATTGCTCTCTTCCATCCGGACTATGACCGTCGGCTCCGGCATCTCACCGGATCTGCTGACCCTCCGCTTCGACGGAGGCGCTCGCGGGCTCCGAGTTTCCTCGATACCGCCGGTGGGGAATTACACCCCGCCCTGAGAACATCTGAAACATAGGCGATCGGCAGCCGGAATCGCAAGAGGGGTTTCAGCATTCGGCCGCATTTCAATCACTTGAAACGCTGAACAGTCTGTTCGGCTCGTTTTTACGACATGATCAAGCCGCCATCGACATTGATGGTCTGGCCGGTGATATAGGCAGCGTCGTCGCTTGCAAGAAAGGTGACAAGGCCGGCGACATCCTCGCCGGAGCCCGCTCGCTTCATCGGGATGCCATCGACCCATTCCCTCATCAGTTCACCCGGGCCGTAATTGCCGAGCAGCTTGCCCCAAGCCTGGTCGTTGTAGGCCCACATGTCGGTCTCGATGATCCCGGGGCAAAACGCATTGACGGTGATATTCTCGATGGCGACTTCCTTGGCGAGGCTTTGCGTGATGCCCACGACCCCCATCTTGGATGCCGCATAATGCGGCGTGTAGATGAAGCCGTCTCGCGCCTGGCCGGAAGCCGTGTTGATGATACGGCCGCCGCGGCCATGCTTGCGCATGCGGGCAATTGCTTCCTGGGCGCAGAGAAAGACGCCCTTTGTATTCACCGCCATGACCTTGTCCCACTCGCTCTCGCTCATCTCCTCGATGCGAGCAATGGTGATGACACCTGCATTCTGTATCGAGACGTCGACGCTACCGAAGGCCTGTTCGGCGGCATCATAAAGCGCCTTGACACTTGCCTTGTCGGTAACGTCACCGACGAAAGAGACGGACTTCCCGCCGTCAACCTTGATCTGTTCGGCCACACCATGGACGCTTTCTTCGTTGGCTGAGACCACGAGATTGGCGCCTTCGCGCGCGAAGCGCTTGGCGATGGCCGCACCGATGCCGCGGCTGGCACCCGTTATGACCACGGTCTTCTTCTCAAAGCGTTGCATTTTTTTCCTTTCAAGGCGCCATCGGCACGCCGACGGCATCTGAGCCTTCTCGCTCAACCTGCTGCAGAAATGATCCCGGCAAATTCCGATGCCTTCAAAGAGGCGCCGCCGACGAGTGCCCCGTTCACGTTACTCAGGCCGAAGATTGCCGGCGCATTCGACGCCTTGACCGAGCCGCCATAGAGGATTTTGACCAAGCTTC contains:
- a CDS encoding ABC transporter ATP-binding protein, which gives rise to MLKLLLPGLQLLRQALGRQIRLMPVVVILGLISAVLEGTGIGLIIPMLSIIGGEKASTGLSGFSALFQQVGSGLDDRQRMMVIAACILALITLKNILAFANTALTNFIHGKAGHAIRSALADRLLKIGYPFFLQQSPGRLLNIISNESWRASDAIQTVLGAMVNASATVILLDFLLLLSWQMTLCVALGLILVQAAHAGLSAGLKMPSRTVTSSNNELAGRMLHLVHAGRLIRIFGQEKREKAVFDGASNAVRKAGFILQTRQGALPPLTEVLHSALFLAVVVSAWSFDVSFPIIVAFVVLLYRLQPHVRALQQAWSQVQGWSGSLEEVRWLLDASGKPPPPAGDLPAPRLNREIKFDKVSFRYPGSAARPVVLRSTSFEIGHGRSTALIGRSGAGKTTIVNLLCRFVEPDEGEILIDGLPLSRIDPTQWRNRLALASQDLELVDGTIFENIAYGQHTSHAEAEEAARLAEAHEFIEKLPDGYATLVGYRGASLSAGQRQRIALARALVRDPDILILDEATNAMDGLSEAAIVETLKLRAGRRTTIVISHHRSTISFCDDVVILSGGRVRNQTAFAEVASLSMDQLYEDEVLGKQ
- a CDS encoding glucose 1-dehydrogenase, translated to MQRFEKKTVVITGASRGIGAAIAKRFAREGANLVVSANEESVHGVAEQIKVDGGKSVSFVGDVTDKASVKALYDAAEQAFGSVDVSIQNAGVITIARIEEMSESEWDKVMAVNTKGVFLCAQEAIARMRKHGRGGRIINTASGQARDGFIYTPHYAASKMGVVGITQSLAKEVAIENITVNAFCPGIIETDMWAYNDQAWGKLLGNYGPGELMREWVDGIPMKRAGSGEDVAGLVTFLASDDAAYITGQTINVDGGLIMS
- the ribB gene encoding 3,4-dihydroxy-2-butanone-4-phosphate synthase, yielding MAIAKIEDAIEAIARGDIVVVVDDRDRENEGDLVIASDAISAKAIAFMMNHARGLICVAMKGERLDELDIPLMVPRNTEMLKTAFTVSVDYIPETTTGISAADRAATVRALVTPGTKPDDFARPGHIFPLRAHPEGVLGRPGHTEAAVDLARLAGLTASGVICEVANDDGTMARLPELEAFAERHGLHLITIEDLISYQRLAPTIKAA